One window of the Primulina eburnea isolate SZY01 chromosome 18, ASM2296580v1, whole genome shotgun sequence genome contains the following:
- the LOC140819485 gene encoding protein disulfide-isomerase-like — protein MAISKISMCLCLAFVILAGSRFDYISATESSSAEESESREFVVTLDHSNFTDFVAKHKFIVVEFYAPWCGHCKKLAPEFEKAASLLSKTDPQVVLAKVDANDQDNKPLANEYEIRGFPTLKILRYGGSAVQEYKGPRDADGIVSYLKKQSGPASVELKSPEEVTSIIESNKILVVGVFPELSGESFENFTTLADRLRDDCEFGHTVDAKLLPHGDISSGGPFVRLFKPFDELVVNFQEFDVDALVKFVEETSIPTLTIFDKDPKHHPFVIKYFNSPNAKAMLFLNFTNGQFDAFESKYRNVALQYKGQGLSFLIGDVEASQGAFQYFGIKEDQIPLIIIQKTDGEKYLKPNVEPDQIESWVKDFKDGIVQPYKKSEPVPDTNDEPVKVVVADSLQEMVLSSGKNALLEFYAPWCGHCKKLAPILGEVAASFENDPDVIIAKIDATANDIPRETFDVKGYPTLYFKSSSGNVVQYNGDRTKEDMIDFIQKHRDTVAKHGSRKEEL, from the exons ATGGCGATCTCCAAGATTTCCATGTGCTTATGCTTAGCGTTCGTGATCCTAGCCGGATCCCGCTTCGATTACATTTCAGCTACGGAGAGTAGTTCCGCGGAAGAATCCGAATCTAGAGAGTTCGTGGTGACGTTGGACCACTCCAATTTCACTGATTTCGTCGCCAAGCACAAGTTCATCGTCGTTGAATTCTATGCCCCTTG GTGTGGCCACTGTAAGAAACTTGCTCCAGAG TTTGAAAAGGCTGCATCTCTTTTGAGTAAGACTGATCCTCAAGTTGTCTTGGCAAAAGTAGATGCTAATGATCAGGATAATAAACCCCTAGCTAATGAGTACGAGATTCGAGGTTTCCCCACTCTCAAAATACTAAGATATGGTGGTAGTGCTGTTCAAGAATACAAAGGACCCCGCGATGCTGATGGTATAGTCAGTTATCTGAAAAAGCAAAGCGGTCCTGCTTCGGTTGAACTTAAATCACCTGAAGAAGTTACTTCTATAATTGAAAGCAATAAGATTCTTGTC GTCGGAGTGTTCCCAGAATTATCTGGAGAAAGTTTTGAGAATTTTACAACTTTAGCTGACAGATTGCGTGATGACTGTGAATTCGGTCATACTGTGGATGCCAAACTTCTCCCACATGGGGATATATCATCTGGAGGGCCTTTTGTTAGGTTGTTTAAGCCTTTTGATGAACTTGTCGTCAATTTCCAG GAATTTGATGTGGATGCTTTAGTGAAATTTGTTGAAGAAACAAGTATTCCTACTCTAACTATCTTCGACAAAGATCCAAAGCACCATCCTTTTGTTATTAAATACTTCAACAGCCCCAATGCCAAG GCAATGTTGTTTCTAAACTTCACAAATGGGCAGTTTGATGCGTTTGAATCAAAGTATCGTAATGTGGCTCTGCAGTATAAGGGCCAGGGTTTAAGTTTTCTAATCGGTGATGTTGAAGCTAGCCAAGGTGCCTTCCAG TATTTTGGGATCAAGGAAGACCAGATTCCACTAATCATTATCCAGAAGACGGACGGAGAGAAATATCTCAAGCCAAATGTTGAGCCTGATCAGATTGAATCATGGGTAAAGGACTTTAAG GACGGCATTGTGCAACCGTACAAAAAGTCAGAGCCAGTTCCTGATACCAACGATGAACCTGTTAAGGTGGTGGTGGCTGACAGTCTGCAGGAAATGGTTTTAAGTTCTGGAAAAAATG CTTTGTTAGAGTTTTATGCACCATGGTGTGGACACTGCAAAAAGTTGGCTCCCATCTTGGGTGAGGTTGCTGCGTCATTTGAGAATGATCCAGATGTTATCATTGCAAAAATC GATGCTACTGCAAATGATATTCCACGTGAGACATTTGACGTGAAAGGTTATCCAACATTATATTTCAAATCTTCTAGTGGAAATGTCGTGCAGTACAATGGAGATAGAACTAAAGAAGACATGATAGATTTCATTCAGAAGCATCGAGATACAGTTGCAAAACATGGAAGCAGAAAAGAGGAGTTGTAA
- the LOC140819660 gene encoding uncharacterized protein, translating to MGCSGSKTEDLPLVVRCRERRELIRAAANHRYTLAAAHVSYFRSLKDVGDALRKFVDEELITYTRSSSSSSPVSSPSLILPPNSKKKFDDDSDESHLHDEDDSHLHISSSSDDDGDNDFEPSGHTQRRSLHKDKENGNGDSSHSNEGMNSEYPRWNFGGDGFGGGMQYPYPQSPRSYAEPYTDQYNWGVNGLNPWNYSSYSNVNYMKKQVSEMRTVVQEPAAEPSSGYSDSFWNIPAAYGRNYGYFPTSSPVRVSDESAKASRPEETPPPPPPVASAWDFFNPFDVFDNGYPSYYSSGTYGHLSNSSSPDSNEVREREGIPDLEEETESEVYKEVLREKKTDVEAKKRSGQRTFSSKGMNNAESRKKSGENSPPSRTIPSQKNSESSSKSVPWDKSENSSGSVPLHKSESSSNSEETEKTSLPSQYSDRSAKPSISPPHSKGASWVDRSPSRGMTGSVNFTDEKSSTGTTVSKSVDEDSMRRRRGVTFDVEEISKQTDSSNSFTTLSPHATRDLRDAVGEIRDEFEYASGCGKEVAVILEVGKMPFQPGLLRVIISRILHLIAPSLSSRDLLSRKSVKLASRTVKLAKSYFEDVGNDVNVKACNLSSTLDKLYAWEKKLYKEVKEEERLRLMYEKQRKRLKLLDDNGAESTKIYAAQDYIRRLLTKLDVSIKAIDAISTRIQKLRDEELKPQIAILILGLIRMWKAMLKCHRKQFHAIMESKIRKLKANTGFQTDSSSRATADLERELHSWCRHFKDWIFFQKSYVESLNGWLLQCLQYEPEETPDGPTPYSPGKLQAPPIFIICNDWHQAMENITEAKVANAMNAFATTLHQLWEKQDEEMRQRIIAESLMKEYRENLKTTQHMDKGKLNRDSDVMSDKTGLSVVPSDSGVLPLEVLKVDLESMRQKLAEERIKHKGAMKLLHDAASSSLQGGLVPIFRSLDSFTSEALKAHEHVRLQRTDLN from the exons ATGGGTTGTAGTGGGTCCAAGACGGAGGACTTGCCGCTGGTGGTGCGCTGCCGTGAGAGGCGGGAGCTTATACGCGCCGCTGCTAACCACCGCTACACCCTCGCCGCCGCGCATGTTTCCTATTTCCGGTCGCTTAAGGACGTCGGCGATGCACTCCGTAAGTTTGTGGATGAGGAGCTTATTACTTATACTCGTTCTTCTTCCTCCTCTTCTCCTGTTTCCTCACCTTCTTTGATTCTGCCCCCGAATTCAAAGAAAAAGTTTGACGATGATTCGGACGAATCCCATTTGCACGATGAGGATGATTCACATTTGCATATTTCGAGTTCCTCTGATGATGATGGCGATAATGATTTCGAGCCTTCAGGCCACACGCAGCGTAGAAGTCTGCACAAGGACAAGGAAAATGGTAATGGTGATTCAAGCCATTCAAACGAAGGGATGAATTCTGAATATCCTCGTTGGAACTTTGGTGGGGATGGATTCGGGGGTGGGATGCAGTATCCATACCCACAGTCGCCTCGTTCGTATGCAGAACCTTACACGGATCAGTACAATTGGGGGGTCAATGGGCTAAATCCGTGGAACTATTCTAGTTACTCAAATGTTAATTACATGAAAAAGCAGGTCTCAGAGATGAGAACAGTGGTTCAGGAGCCAGCAGCCGAGCCGTCCAGTGGGTATTCTGATTCATTTTGGAACATCCCCGCGGCTTATGGTAGGAATTATGGGTATTTTCCTACGAGCTCACCTGTGAGAGTGAGCGATGAAAGTGCCAAAGCCAGTCGACCTGAAGAGACTCCGCCTCCACCACCACCAGTTGCCTCAGCATGGGATTTCTTCAACCCATTTGATGTGTTTGATAATGGGTACCCAAGTTATTATTCTAGTGGGACGTACGGGCATTTGTCAAATTCTAGCAGCCCGGATTCTAATGAAGTGAGGGAGAGGGAGGGTATACCTGATTTGGAGGAAGAAACAGAGAGTGAAGTGTATAAGGAGGTTCTTAGGGAAAAGAAAACAGATGTTGAAGCAAAAAAGAGATCAGGCCAGAGAACTTTTAGTTCAAAGGGAATGAATAATGCTGAATCAAGAAAAAAATCTGGAGAAAACAGTCCTCCCTCTAGAACGATACCAAGTCAAAAAAATAGTGAGAGTAGCTCAAAGTCTGTGCCTTGGGATAAAAGTGAGAATAGTTCAGGATCGGTACCATTGCACAAAAGCGAGAGTAGTTCTAATAGTGAGGAAACTGAAAAAACATCCTTGCCATCACAGTATAGTGACCGAAGTGCAAAACCATCAATATCACCACCCCACAGTAAAGGGGCATCGTGGGTTGATCGATCACCTAGTAGAGGAATGACCGGTTCAGTAAATTTTACTGATGAGAAAAGCAGCACAGGTACTACTGTGTCGAAGAGTGTGGATGAGGATTCAATGAGGAGGAGGAGAGGGGTGACGTTCGATGTGGAGGAGATATCAAAACAGACTGATTCTTCAAATAGCTTCACTACATTGTCACCTCATGCCACTCGAGATCTACGAGATGCTGTCGGGGAAATCAGGGATGAATTTGAGTATGCTTCTGGTTGTGGAAAAGAGGTGGCTGTGATACTCGAGGTTGGCAAAATGCCTTTTCAGCCTGGCCTTCTTAGAG TAATCATCTCTAGGATACTGCACTTGATAGCTCCATCATTATCATCTCGAGATCTTTTATCGAGGAAATCGGTGAAATTAGCTTCTAGAACAGTGAAGCTGGCAAAATCGTACTTTGAAGATGTTGGGAATGATGTAAATGTGAAGGCTTGTAACCTTTCGTCAACCTTGGATAAGCTTTATGCCTGGGAAAAGAAGTTATACAAAGAAGTGAAG GAAGAAGAAAGACTTCGTTTAATGTATGAAAAACAGCGTAAGAGGCTAAAACTCTTAGATGATAATGGGGCTGAGTCTACCAAGATCTATGCTGCTCAAGATTATATCAGAAGGTTACTGACCAAACTCGATGTCAGTATTAAAGCAATTGATGCTATTTCAACGAGGATACAGAAGTTGAGAGATGAAGAATTGAAACCCCAAATTGCCATATTGATTCTCGG GCTGATCAGAATGTGGAAAGCAATGCTCAAGTGCCACCGAAAGCAGTTTCATGCCATCATGGAGAGTAAAATCCGAAAACTAAAAGCCAACACTGGTTTCCAAACAGATTCGAGCTCGAGGGCCACAGCTGATCTGGAAAGGGAGCTTCATTCTTGGTGTAGGCATTTTAAAGATtggattttctttcaaaaatcttATGTCGAGTCCTTGAATGGGTGGCTTCTCCAGTGCCTTCAATATGAACCTGAAGAAACCCCCGACGGACCGACACCCTACTCCCCCGGAAAACTTCAAGCTCCACCAATTTTCATAATTTGTAATGACTGGCATCAAGCAATGGAAAACATCACCGAGGCAAAGGTGGCAAATGCTATGAATGCATTTGCCACAACCTTGCACCAGCTATGGGAAAAGCAAGATGAGGAGATGCGGCAAAGGATCATAGCTGAATCACTCATGAAGGAATATCGAGAAAACCTTAAAACAACACAGCATATGGATAAAGGAAAATTGAACCGTGACTCAGATGTGATGTCCGATAAAACAGGTTTGTCTGTAGTTCCATCAGATAGTGGAGTGTTGCCGTTGGAGGTTCTAAAAGTGGACTTGGAATCCATGAGGCAGAAATTGGCCGAAGAACGGATAAAGCACAAAGGCGCCATGAAATTGTTGCATGATGCTGCTTCAAGTAGTTTACAAGGAGGCTTGGTTCCAATTTTTAGGTCGTTGGACAGCTTCACTTCAGAAGCTCTGAAAGCACACGAACATGTTAGGTTACAGCGTACTGATCTTAACTAA
- the LOC140819682 gene encoding aldehyde dehydrogenase-like, which produces MDAEAAVKELRATYSSGKTRTLEWRVSQLKALLKITEHHEEEIIQALRSDLNKPEFEAFVFEISAVSGACKLALKELHRWTKPEKVKTSMTTFPSTAEIVSEPLGVVLVMSAWNYPFVLALDPVVGAIAAGNAVVIKPSEVAPATASVLAKLLGEYMDTSAVKVIKGAVPETTALLEQKWDKIFYTGNGKVGRIVLAAAAKHLTPVVLELGGKCPTVVDTNIDLKVAARRIISGKWGSNSGQTCVSPDYLITTKEHAPKLINALTCELEKFYGKDPLQSKDLSAIVNSNHFDRLARLVDDEEASGRIVHGGQMDKANLKIAPTIVLDVPADSLIMSDEIFGPLLPILTVDKIEDSINEINARAKPLAAYIFTNDKRLKEEFVKNVSAGGLLVNDTTIHLAESGLPFGGVGESGMGAYHGKHSFDAFSHKKSVLHRSFAGDLSARYPPYTTKKLKLLKALIKGDIIGIFRVLIGW; this is translated from the exons ATGGATGCGGAAGCAGCGGTGAAGGAGCTGAGAGCCACCTATTCCAGCGGCAAGACCAGGACTTTGGAGTGGCGGGTTTCTCAGTTGAAGGCCCTTTTGAAGATCACAGAGCATCATGAAGAAGAGATTATTCAGGCTCTGCGTTCTGATCTGAATAAACCAGAATTTGAAGCCTTTGTTTTTGAG ATTTCTGCAGTATCAGGAGCATGTAAGTTAGCTTTGAAGGAATTGCACAGATGGACGAAGCCAGAAAAA GTGAAAACCTCCATGACTACCTTTCCTTCAACAGCTGAGATAGTATCGGAACCGTTGGGTGTCGTGTTAGTTATGTCAGCTTGGAACTATCCATTTG TGCTAGCTCTTGATCCGGTGGTTGGAGCTATTGCAGCTGGCAATGCTGTAGTAATAAAGCCTTCGGAAGTTGCCCCTGCCACGGCATCAGTGCTTGCAAAACTTCTTGGGGAGTATATGGATACTTCAGCAGTGAAAGTTATTAAGGGTGCTGTGCCCGAAACCACTGCATTACTTGAGCAAAAATGGGACAAAATATTTTACACAG GGAACGGTAAGGTGGGACGCATCGTGTTAGCTGCAGCGGCAAAGCATCTTACACCTGTGGTTTTGGAGCTTGGTGGGAAATGTCCAACTGTTGTTGATACAAACATCGACTTAAAA GTTGCTGCTAGACGTATCATTTCGGGCAAGTGGGGATCCAATAGTGGACAAACCTGTGTTTCTCCTGATTACTTAATAACTACAAAAGAGCATGCTCCAAAACTG ATAAATGCTCTTACATGTGAGCTTGAGAAATTCTATGGAAAGGATCCTCTGCAATCAAAAGACTTGTCAGCCATAGTAAATTCCAACCATTTTGATCGCTTAGCAAGGTTGGTAGATGATGAGGAGGCCTCTGGTAGGATCGTTCATGGAGGTCAAATGGATAAAGCCAATCT CAAGATTGCTCCCACTATAGTGTTGGATGTGCCAGCTGATTCTCTGATCATGAGCGATGAGATATTTGGCCCTTTACTTCCTATACTCACG GTCGACAAAATTGAAGACAGTATAAATGAGATTAATGCTAGAGCGAAGCCACTTGCTGCATATATATTTACAAATGACAAAAGGCTGAAGGAGGAGTTCGTAAAAAACGTCTCTGCAGGGGGTTTGCTCGTTAATGACACTACTATACAT CTTGCGGAGTCTGGTTTGCCATTTGGAGGAGTAGGAGAAAGTGGAATGGGAGCATACCATGGGAAACACTCTTTTGATGCTTTCAGCCATAAGAAATCCGTTTTACATCGTAGTTTTGCTGGGGATTTATCTGCTAGATACCCTCCATACACTACTAAGAAGCTGAAATTGCTGAAGGCGCTGA